The Lathyrus oleraceus cultivar Zhongwan6 chromosome 5, CAAS_Psat_ZW6_1.0, whole genome shotgun sequence genome includes the window ttcaaaataaaagtTTGATGATTAATCTCGTATTTCTTATAGAAATCTGTAAGGTGAATTTCTTATCCGTTATTAGTCTTAAAAGTATTCGACGAACAAGAAAGGGGAGAATAAGGTTGTGGGATAAGGTAAGAAACTATAATACTTGGTAAAGATTAGTTTTACCAATCATCTTCAAAGTATGGTTCTCAAATAATGCATTTGTCAAAGCCAAAACTTCTTAAGAAATGATTTATCTTCAATTTTAGATGATACATTTTAATTTTATCACGTTGTTTATTTCTTAAGAAAATTACATTAAAATATATTCATAGAAACACTTCAAGCAAAAGATGTGCAAGAAGAATTATAGTAAAAAAAACATATataatatactttttttttaaaacataatAACATACCATATATCAATTTATACGAAGGTTTGTTATATCTCAAATTAGAAATGccttattttattttattagaAGACATTTTATTACGGTTGTGTGAAACAACCATGGTGATAAATTAAGTGTTACAAACTTTGAATCTCAACAATAAcatacattttttcatttttcctATTAAGAAAAGTATTTGTCCCTTAAATTCATAAGTTAAacaaaaattgtttttttttaaactACGGTTCTATGTATCCTCCGTGGTAACATTTTTTGTATTTCACTCCTATTGTTATTATCAAGCGTGGTGAAATGTTTTACGGtcaattaaaacaaaataaattcTTTATTTCCTTCTTAACATGCCCTAAGCAAACCAGATGACAGCGATAACGAACTCTTCACCATCTTCATATATTCACCACCTTCATTCATTTGAAGCGAAAATCTTCATCATTTTCATTTTGTGTTCACCATCTTCATTCATTTGGGTTCTTCCTCCTCTTCGAAGTACGGTACGTTTCTTTTCATGACCGATGTTCATttattttattccatttttgttgattttattgttactttctgattttcattgattTCATTGCGTTTTTGAAACACTGTCAACTCTGCCAGAACAGTACAACCACAATGGACATCTATATTGTAGTGTTCATATTGTTCCTGATTCATAGTTCATTGTGTTTTTTGTTGTTAAATATTATATTGTTAAGATCCATATGCCTATGCTTTAGGTTTAGTGTTATATTATTGTTATGAATATGCTTTAGGTTTGGATATGATTTAGTTTTAGGTTTTGATGTGCCATTCACATTATTcttttgatataaatttcaaaatttatTATGGATCGTAGTTGGATGATAGTTGATAGATTAAGTATGGTATATGAGAAAAGagttcttgaattccttgaataCGCTGAACAAAATCTTCCCGAAAATGATGGTATCTTTTATTGTCCTTGTGTTATTTGCTGGAATGTCAATAAAGGTACAAATGAATAAATATTCCATCACCTATGTTGTGATGGCATATGTCAAAATTATATTATATGGGCGTGGCATGGTGAAGTGGATAAAAAGCAAAACATGGCGTCACAAATTCACGAAGttcatgaagatgaagatatGGTTGATCGACTAGAAGATATGTTCCATGATATTGGAAAATCTTTTTTTAGGAAAACCATATTTATGATACTTTATGTAGTGATAAGGACACCCCTTTGTGTAAGGGGTGAGAAATTTTACACGATTGTCTGCGCTGTCAAAATTATTTAATCTGAAGGGAAAAAATTGGTGGCCGGATAAAAGTTTCACGGAGTCACTTTATTTCCTGAAACAAATGCGACCAGAAGATAAACAATTTTCGGGTCGTCGTTATGATGCCAAGTAGATATTTTGTCCAATGGGTTTGGAGTATAACAAAATACATGCATGCCCTAATGATTTCATATTATACAGGAAAGAGTATGAAAATTTAGATGAATATCCAGAATCGGGTGTGTCGCGTTACAAGTTGAAGGACAACAATGATGATGACATGGAAAATGTCAGTAGGAAGTGTCCTCCTGCTAAAGTGCTATGGTACTTGCCAATAATTTCAAGATTCAAGAGACTTTTTGCTAATGTGAATGATACAAAGAATATTGGATGGCTTGCAGATGAAAGAAAATTTGATGGAAAAATTCGCCATGTAGATGATTCTTTACAATGGAAAAAATTGATTCGTTGTTTCTGGATTTTGGCATTAAGCCAACAAATCTTAGGCTTGGGCTTACCACCGATGAAATAAGCCCCTTTGGTAATCTAAGTACTAACCATTCTTTGTGGCTTGTTCTTCCCATGATTTATAACCTATCTCCTTGGTTATGCATGAAGCAAAAATATATGTTGTTAAGTATGATAATTTCTAGACTAGACCACGACAACCTGGAAACGACATAGATGTTTATCTAAGTCCATTAATTGAAGATTTAAAACTTTTGTGGGAGGAAGGCGTTGAAGTTGATGATGCATATTCTGGTGAAAAGTTTAAATGCAGAAAAAGTTATTTTGCACAATCAACAACTTTCCTCCATATGGTAATTTGGCTGTATATAGTGTCAAAGGATATAAAATGTGTCCAATATGTGAATCCAATACCTGTTATCACCAGCTTGAGTTTGAAAAAGAAAACGTTTACCTTGGGTATCCGAAATTTCTAAAACCTGGTAATCCTTATCGTAAATTACGGAAGACTTTTAATGGAGAGCAAGAGTTTGATATGGCTCATAAATCTTTAACCGAGGATGAAGTTTATCAATGACAGAAACACATTAATGTTGTCTTTGGAAAGAGTGAAAAAGAAAAATGGCCAGTTGAGAAAAAATATATGGAAATGATGGTATGTATTCTTTGATTTTCCACATTGGTCAAGTATCGATGTAAAACGTTGTTTTTATGTGATGAATGTCGAGAAAAATGTGTGTGATAGTTCGACTGTAACACTTCTAAACCTTCTAGGAAAGACTAAAGATAGTAAGAATTCATGTCTCGGTATGGAGGCGATGGATACGCGAAAATAGTTTGCTCCAATAGAATAAGGAAAAATAAGTTATCTTCCTCCGACATTTAACACTCTATCTAAAAAGGAAAAGAATTTTTTTTTGCGAGTGTTTGCATGGTATCAAAGTTCCTCAAGGTTACTCAATAAACATCCAAAAGCTTGTATAAATGAAATATCTCAAGTTAATTGGTTTAAAATCTCATGAATTCCATGTCTTGATGCAACAAATTTTAGTATTGGCTATCTGGCATCCTACCAAAATATATGAGAGTAACAGATAGCCACTGGTAAAAGTTGGAGATGTATTTTCCTTCATTAttttttgacattatggttcCCTTGTTCATCTAGTCAGAGAAATCATATTTTATGGTCCATTTTATTTAAGGTGGATGTATCCAATGGAGCAATACATGAAGGTCTTTAAAGGATATACAAAGAATCATTACCGACTGGAAGCTTCGATTGTTGAAAGGTGCATCGCCAACTGGAATCATCACCTTACATAACTactcacaaaacacttgtgaaGAAAAAAAATCTCCGAATGAGTGACATGTTGTTGTTGACAAAGCATAACAAGAAATTCATAGATTGGTTTAATAAAGAAATATCTAATGATGATAGTGCATCTGAGACAATTAAATGGTTGTTCTACATCCCAAAATTTAATATGATAACTTGGACTGCATACAACATTGGTCATTTTTCCTTTTATACAAAATCAAAAGATGATTGTAGTACAATACAAAATAGTGGGCTTGTGGTTGAGGTCGAATCCATGTATTTCTCTAGTTCGAAAGTTAAGAATCCTATATTGGCATCTAGAGCGTTCAATGGCGTCATTGAAGAAATTTGGGagatttattatattattttCAAAGTTCCTTTATTTAAATGCAAGTGGGTTATTAGTAATAATGGTGTACAAATTGATGACTTAGGATTCACTCGGGTTGACTTAGGCAAGGAAACTTATAAGACCGAACCATTCATCATGGTTTCTCAAGAAAAACAAGTTTTATATGTGAACGACCCTTTAGACATATCAGGGAGATGATCAATCATTCTTAAAGGAAAATACATTCCTCGTAGTGATGAAAGTTTTGATATTTCTTCCACTCCTTCTTACACAACATAAAGAAGGTATATTTGTAACGATCATAAAGAAGACATATGAGAATATTAACAAGTAAGTATATTATTCTTTATTCATAATTTATTGTAAGTTATAAATTATAAGTTTATTTACTAACAAATATGATTATTTGAAATTATAGATGTTTAAAGTCAAGACACCAAGAGACAAGATATAACACCCCAACTTATTTAATTGtctattttaattatttatttatttaatttaacTGGGTGTGAAattatttaatcaattatattttagTGAGTAATAGAATTAATTAGTTAATTGGGTAGAAttaaattaattagaattatagAAATAGTGAGAATGGGGTGGAGAATGAGAATAATAGAAGTATGAGGTTAGTCATAATAAGGATTTGGTTAGTTGGGCCAAATATGTGATTATGAGGAAATAATTAGAAAtaataaattcaaaaaaataGGAGAATAAAGCTCATTCTACGAGAACGTGAAAAGTTAGAGAATTTGAGAGAATAGCTTGAAGAGGGGTGCTAGGACTTGAGAGAAGAAACCAAATCAACCTTGCTTTTGCTGATTTTTTTTTCTATCTAAAATCTAAGGTAGGGGGATTATTTGCATAAGGGTTCTTAAATCTTTTTTGTTGAGAGGTTAcccttaacctccaataggaCTTATTGAATATATGAAGCTATAATAATTATTAATGATTATGATGATAAATCTATTGTTGTATGTTGATTGAATTATGATCATCGTGAGTGattgtgaattgttgttgttgatgttgtgtTCTGGTATTTTGGCGATGAATTTGGTGTTTTTGGGTCTGAGGTTATATGATTAATTTATGAAAAAGTTGATAGATTCATGTTAATTATAAGATGATTAATGTATTTTTTGTTGTCAAAATGTGAATTAGGGTGATCTAGAGTGTGATAATTGGAACTGGTTTGAAGAATTGCAAAAAATACACTTTTTGTCCTTTTGGCATCGACACATACGTTGCATAGGTTGGCACATACTGAGTTGTTTGCAAAAATCATAGTTTTTGTGCATTTGGCATCGAAACATACATcctataggtcgacacataagTCCCATAGGTCGACGCATGATCCCTCGAGGTCGATGCATGCTGGgaagaaatttgaaaatttgttgttttaaCCTAGGTTGTATTCCCCTATGATTTTGTTCGTAACTTTCATTTCGTAGTGAGTGGTGGGATAGTTTAGTTGTTATTACGTGTCTATTATTGTGAATTATATGATGATGTGTATGAGTTATGTAACAAACTGTTGAGTTTTGGCTATGATGAGATGATTGTTAAATGCGCTAACATGATTACATGCAATGTGATTGTCATATATTGATGAAATATTTGAGTAGAGACTCATAGTCGTAGTGTAGAAACTATCTTGTTAATGTTGGGCATGAATTATATGGTTGATGTGATGTCATTAATTGTTGGTTGAGTTGTTGTGATGGTGATGCATATTGTGATACATGCATCATATGTCGTTGTTATTGTGAAAGAGGTGATTATAGGTTTAAATGTTAGGACCGATAATTGTCCCAAGCTTGATGTTGAAGCTTGGAGCTCGATATTGGGGCTAGGTGGTTGCCTAGTGAAACCCAATTTATAATAAGAACCATTGTTGAAATCAGTAATGCATGTATATGAGTCCATGATGTTGTTTTGAGTTGCATTGCATaaatatatgcataagattatgatATAGGTAAATTTTGAATACATGTTTGACTCTAGGAGTTACTTCTTTAGTTTTCGTTGTTAGAAGTCTTGCTCTGATTCGATAACATCAGGGTCAGAAATGCTATATGATTATTATGTCTTATTGCAGTTTAAACCTTTAATTAGTTTCTATGTTGGAGTTGTTGAGAGTTGCTTATGATAACTCTTGTTTTTagtaatatttttatttaattagaATTTTGAGACAAAATATCTTATTgtcatttttttatatattaaatcGAAATAAGAACGATACCGCCAcaatgataccctaagtgaaggtggGCGTGCGATGACATGTATTGATTGACGTTAATATTTCAGCTGCAATGTTTTGTTAATTGGTAAATGATTAGAGGCTTTCCAGTGGTGACACCTTAGATTGTCGTGCAATTCTTAAAAGATAAATTTTAGGGTTTAAGGTGTTACATAGTGGTTTCAGAGAAGGTAGGCATGTCCGACCAGGTTGTTATAATGTTGTCAGTTCCCTAGTATTTCATTAGTCTATGAACACTGCCGATGCAATGTGTTTTCTAAATGTTATTTGTTGTTGTGCAAAGTTATGACTGGTGGAAGAAATGACTGAGCTAATTCTAAAGCCTTGGAAGCAATGTCTAATGCACTGCAAGCTCAGCAGAATCCGCCAGTGGATGCATTTCATGATTTGGGAAAGTTCCAGATGAGTAATTCGCTGACCTTTAAGGGTAGGTATGATCTGGATGGTGTGTAGACTTGGTTGAGGGAAAAAGAGAATAATTTCAGAGTAATGGATTGCATTAAAGCCCAAAAGGTATAATTTGGTACTCATATGTTATTCGAGAGGCTAAAGACTGGTGGGATAATGCTCGCCCAAGGTTGGAAGTTGTTGGTGCTGAAATCACTTGGACCATGTTCAGAGCTGCATTCCTGGAGAAGTATTTTCCCACAGATGTGTGTAGCAAGAAGGAGATTGAGTTTCTCAAGATGAAACAAGGAAGAATGATTGTTGTTGAGTATGCCATGAAGTTTGAGGAGCTAGTGAAGTTCTGTCCTCACTACCataatgttgttgttgaagaATCCAAGTGTGTTAAGTTTGAAAGTGGATTGCGTCTAGAGATTAAGGGTATCAGTTACCAAGAGATATGCAAGTTCCCTACTTTGGTGAAGAAGTATAAAATTTATGATGAGAACAACAAGGCTAAATCTGCTCATTACAAAAGTCTTAGTGAGAGGAGAGGAAAGAACCAGAATCGAGGAAAGTCATACAGTGCGCCAGCTGACAAGGGAAAGCAGAAGGATTCTGATGATAAAAAGCCAAGTGAGTGATGAGCTTCTACACCTTTAAGGTGTTTTAAATATGGTGAATTTGGTCATTGCATTTTGGAGTGAAAGAGTGAAACTACGAACTATTTCAAGGATGGAAAGCTAGGGCATAAAGCTGCATATTGCAAGAGTAAGGATGTCACTAAGAAGAATCAGGAATACGACAAGATCTTTGCATTGACTTGTGCAGAGACTACGAGTTTTGACAGGTTAATTCAAGGTACATTTTTCATTAATAGTATTCCTCTGATTTCTATTATTAGTACGGGTGCAACATATTAATTTATTTCTCTCGATTGTGCTAAGAATTTGGGCTTAGAGTTGTCATCTATGATTGGAAGTATGGTTATCGAGGTTCCAACTAAAGGTTCGGTAACTACTTCACTGTTTTGTTTAAACTGTCATCAGACTATCTTTGGTAGGAGTTTTGGAATGGATTTAGTCGGTCTAACTTTAGATCAACTTAATGTTATCCTTCAGATGAAATGGTTTGAATTCAAATGTGGTCATATCAACTATTATAATAAGACTACGTCATTCATGAAGATTGAGGAAGAAGAAGATATGTTGGTGTCTACTAAACAGGTGAGAGAGTTCTTAAAGGACGAGGCTTTGGTGTTTGTTGCTTCTCTGAATGTCAATGGTAAGCCTACAGTAGCTGATATTCCAGTTGTGTGTGACATTCCAGAAGTGTTACTAGATGATATTTGTGATTTTCCTCGAAGGCACAAACTTGAGTTTgctatagacttagtacctgaTTCTATTCTAATGTCGATGGCTCCTTATAGAATGTATGCTTCAGAGTTGAGTGAGCTAAAGAAACAACTAGAAGAGAAGTTAGAGAAGAAGTTTCTTCGACCGAGTGTTTCTCTGTGGGGAGTGATGATATTGCTAgttaagaagaaggatggtaCTATGAGATTGTGTCTGGGTTATCGACAGCTGAATAAAGTAACTATCAATAATGAATATCTACTCTGAGAattgatgatctgatggatcagtTAATGGGTGCTTATGTGTTTAATAAAATTGACTTGAGGTCGGGTTACCATCAGATTTATGTGAATTCTAAAGACATTATGAAGACTGCCTTTAGAACGAGGTATGGTGACCATGAGTATTTAGTGATGCCGTTTGGAGTATCTAATGCACCTGATGTGTTTATGGACTACATGAATAGGATCttcctgttggtgtaagccctagaggccaatacttttggtacttgtatcgaattatttattaataataaaaaaggctttttctttattacggttgtttaataaagtccctagaatagctagtctgtttaatgcatcaagtgtgacttgatcatgagaccacattaaacataaggacactattcttaaagtatccgtagttgagctttattgtgaagtgggataacattaaagcattaagactattatgtttgtagactgatgatcacatctcatggatcatggataaagagttatcaagtcttaaacataggtatgaatattaagagtaatatttataccggattgacccgctatgagaatactatatagaaagttatgcaaagtgtcataagttattctcatggtgataatggtgtataccactcttcgacctgaaaccactatggatcctagatgtagagtcgagtgctttattgcttatccaacgttgtccgtaactggataaccataaagatagttgatgggtactccacgaagcatgctaagggacatgagtatcctagatggaattttcccatcctgcgtaaccggataaatgtctatgggcccaatattgaactggacaaggatgacacggtctataccttgtgttcaatatagacataagggcaaaggggtaattatacatataatcattatcacaggaggttttgtcagatcacatgacattttcgtgtcttgggtagcagtgatgtgttgctagataccgctcactgtttattatgttaaatgcgtgatttaatataattgccaacgtcgcgaaaacctacaaggtcacacacaaaggacagattgatgagaaatagagtaactaaggaacatcgtaaggtacggtgtacttaagtagaatacgaaatatggtaaggtaccaaatacttaagtgattttggcatattatgagatatgggccaaaacacacttaagtgggctttttggcttgaagcccacacaagtggttctataaatagaactcttgcgcagaagcattgtatgggaatacaacacaactgaagagttggaatttcgtatctctctttctctcactcaaagccttcattcataacagctagcactgcgattgaaggaacccgttcgtgtggactgagtagagacgttgtcatcattcaacgttcgtgattgccacaagaggtaacgattctatcactgatcatgcccattcgtaaggatcactaaatggagaaaattttaaattccgttgcacCTTGGATGGCAATTATCCTTCActtccatccgtatctagattAGTTTGTGGTGGTGTTCATCGATGATATTCTGATTTATTCTAAGTAAGATGGAGATCATGACGAGCATCTGAAGACTGTGTTACAAACGCTGAAGGATAATAAGTTGTATTATAAGTTGTCCAAGTGAGAGTTCTGGTTGTGGGAGGTGGGTTTTCTTGGCCATGTTATTTCTAGTGGTGGTATTATTGTAGATCCATCAAAGGTTGGTGAAATATTGCAGTCGGAGGCTCCGAAATCTATTATCGAGATTAGAAGTTTTATAGGTTTAGTAGGTTATTACATGAGATTTATTTAAGGCTTTTCAAAGCAATCATTACCTTtgactcagttgactcgaaagggtcaagcTTTTGTTTGGGATATCTAGTATGAAGAGAGTTTTCAAGAACTCGAGAGGAGGTTGATGAATACTCCTGTGTTATTTTTTCCTAATCCAAGTGAATCTTTTGTTGTATATTGTGATACTTCAAATATGGatttaggtggtgtgttgatgcagaatggtCAGATGTTGGTGTATGCTTCTAGGCAGTTGAAAGTTAATGAAAGTAGTTATCCTAATCACAATCTAAAGTTGGCAGTTGTGGTCTTTGTTCCTAATGTATGAAGGCATTACTTGTTTGGTTCTTGATATGAGGTGTTTAGTGAACACACGAGTTTAAAGTATTTATTCGATTAGAAAGAATTAAACATGAGGCTGAGAAGCTGACTTGAATTTCTGAAGGATTACAACTTTATTTTGAGTTACCATCCAAGTAAGGAAAATGTAGTGGTAGATACTTTAAGCAGGAAATCTTTGCATATGTCGACGTTGATGGTTTAAAAATTGGAATTGATTGAGCAACTCAGAGATCTCAGTTTGGTATGCAAAGTCACACTAAATAGTGTGAAGTTGGCTATGTTGAAGTTGACTAGTGGCATTCTTGAATAaattagagagggtcagaaatcaGATTTGAAATTGATCAACCAAATGTGCCAGAGCTTAAGAATATCGTTATAAGGTTTAGAGGAAGAGTTTTTGTACCAGATGTGCCAGAGCTTAAGAAGAGAATTCTTGAAGAAGGGAATAtaagtggtctgagtattcatctCGGTGCTACTAAAATGTGTCGAGATCTGAAGAGGATATTTTGGTGTCCAGGAATTAAGAAGGAGGTTAATAAATTTGTGTATGCGTGTTTGACTTGccagaagtcgaagattgagcattAGAAACTGTTTGGGTTGATACAAATGTTGAGTATCCCTGAGTAGAAGTAGGATATAATTTCCATGGATTTTATGATGAGTTTTCCTAATACTTTTGAGGGAAATGATCCAGTGTGGGTTGTGTTGGATAGGTTAACTAAATCAACTCGTTTTATTCTTATAAAAATCACTTATTCGTTGCAGAAGTTGGTTGAGgtgtatattgagaagattgttaGTTTCCATGGCATTCCTTAAAGTATTGTTTCAGATTGAGATCTGAGGTTTACGTCAAGGTTTTGGGAGAGCTTTCAGGAATCCATGGTTACTAAGCTGAAGTTCAGTTTTGCTTATCGTCCAT containing:
- the LOC127081589 gene encoding uncharacterized protein LOC127081589; this encodes MSNALQAQQNPPVDAFHDLGKFQMSNSLTFKGRYDLDDWWDNARPRLEVVGAEITWTMFRAAFLEKYFPTDVCSKKEIEFLKMKQGRMIVVEYAMKFEELVKFCPHYHNVVVEESKCVKFESGLRLEIKGISYQEICKFPTLVKKYKIYDENNKAKSAHYKSLSERRGKNQNRGKSYSAPADKGKQKDSDDKKPSE